The Apium graveolens cultivar Ventura chromosome 11, ASM990537v1, whole genome shotgun sequence genome has a window encoding:
- the LOC141695888 gene encoding uncharacterized protein LOC141695888, translated as MRGPRTIQEIAQWIPPKPGAIKINVDASVIPGMDSFSVRMVLRNGRGEFCKARITRLYGEVTVLEAEPQGMLQALRWITELGIKNVELECDSMIAVQAINRGTKNLFKVGNIFQDCRIISSNRPDVTIQYVKIKPTKWLTS; from the coding sequence ATGAGAGGACCAAGGACAATCCAGGAGATAGCACAATGGATACCTCCAAAACCTGGTGCAATAAAGATAAATGTGGATGCCTCTGTGATACCGGGGATGGATAGCTTCTCTGTGAGGATGGTGTTGCGTAATGGGAGAGGAGAGTTCTGCAAAGCTAGAATAACTAGGCTTTATGGTGAAGTCACCGTGTTGGAGGCAGAACCACAAGGAATGTTACAAGCATTGCGTTGGATAACAGAGTTGGGAATCAAGAATGTCGAGTTGGAGTGTGATTCTATGATTGCAGTGCAAGCCATAAACAGAGGAACGAAAAACCTGTTTAAAGTGGGAAACATATTCCAAGATTGTCGAATAATATCGAGTAATCGACCAGATGTAACTATTCAGTATGTTAAAATCAAGCCAACAAAGTGGCTCACTTCTTAG